A region from the Pseudomonas promysalinigenes genome encodes:
- the rimP gene encoding ribosome maturation factor RimP gives MSSKLEQLQALLAPVVEGLGYQCWGIEFVSQGKHSVLRIYIDKEGGILVDDCEAVSRQASAILDVEDPISSEYTLEVSSPGMDRPLFTLEQFASHAGEQVKIKLRSPFEGRRNFQGLLRGVEEQDVVVQVDNQEFLLPIDSIDKANIIPSFD, from the coding sequence GTGTCGAGCAAGCTAGAACAGTTGCAGGCCTTGTTGGCCCCGGTGGTCGAGGGTCTGGGCTATCAGTGCTGGGGGATCGAGTTCGTATCCCAGGGTAAGCATTCGGTACTGCGCATCTATATCGACAAGGAAGGTGGCATCCTGGTGGACGACTGCGAAGCGGTCAGCCGGCAGGCCAGCGCGATCCTCGATGTGGAAGATCCTATTAGCAGCGAATATACCCTTGAGGTCTCCTCTCCAGGCATGGATCGCCCACTGTTCACGTTGGAACAGTTTGCCTCGCATGCCGGCGAACAAGTGAAGATCAAGCTGCGTTCACCCTTCGAGGGTCGTCGTAACTTCCAGGGCCTTCTCCGTGGTGTGGAGGAGCAGGATGTGGTGGTTCAGGTGGACAACCAAGAGTTCCTGCTGCCGATCGACTCGATCGACAAGGCCAATATTATTCCCAGTTTTGACTGA
- the nusA gene encoding transcription termination factor NusA, with protein sequence MSKEVLLVVESVSNEKGVPPGVIFEALEVALATATKKRFEDEVDLRVEINRHTGSYETFRRWTVVDENDLDDPAIETWLDKIKDTHPEAKIGDVIEEKIESIEFGRIAAQTAKQVIVQKVREAERAQVVDAYRERVNEIISGTVKKVTRDNVIVDLGNNAEALLAREDIIPRETFRVGVRLRALLKEIRTENRGPQLILSRTAPQMLIELFRIEVPEIAEGLIEVMAASRDPGSRAKIAVRSKDKRIDPQGACIGMRGSRVQAVSGELGGERVDIVLWDENPAQFVINAMSPAEVAAIIVDEDAHAMDIAVAEDNLAQAIGRGGQNVRLASQLTGWTLNVMTEKDIQAKQQAETGDILRNFIEELEVDEELAQVLVDEGFTSLEEIAYVPLEEMLNIDGFDEDIVNELRARAKDRLLTKAIATEEKLADAHPSEDLLSLEGMDKDLAAELAVRGVVNREDLAEQSIDDLLDIDGIDEERAGKLIMAARAHWFE encoded by the coding sequence ATGAGCAAAGAAGTACTGCTGGTTGTTGAATCGGTATCCAACGAAAAAGGTGTACCGCCCGGCGTCATTTTCGAAGCGCTGGAGGTGGCCCTGGCCACTGCAACCAAAAAACGTTTTGAGGACGAAGTCGACCTGCGTGTGGAAATCAACCGCCACACCGGTAGCTACGAAACGTTCCGTCGCTGGACCGTGGTCGACGAAAACGACCTGGACGATCCTGCGATCGAAACCTGGCTGGACAAGATCAAGGACACGCATCCGGAAGCCAAAATCGGTGATGTGATCGAAGAAAAGATCGAGTCCATCGAGTTCGGCCGTATCGCCGCGCAGACCGCCAAGCAGGTCATCGTGCAGAAGGTCCGTGAAGCCGAGCGCGCCCAGGTGGTCGACGCCTACCGCGAGCGGGTCAACGAGATCATCTCCGGCACCGTCAAGAAAGTTACCCGCGACAACGTCATCGTTGACCTGGGCAACAACGCCGAGGCCCTGTTGGCCCGCGAAGACATCATTCCACGTGAGACCTTCCGAGTCGGTGTACGCTTGCGTGCCCTGCTCAAGGAAATCCGCACCGAGAACCGCGGCCCTCAGCTGATTCTGTCGCGTACTGCGCCACAGATGCTGATCGAGCTGTTCCGCATCGAAGTGCCGGAAATCGCCGAAGGCCTCATCGAAGTCATGGCAGCCTCCCGTGATCCGGGTTCGCGTGCCAAGATCGCCGTCCGCTCCAAGGACAAGCGTATCGATCCGCAAGGTGCCTGCATCGGCATGCGTGGTTCGCGCGTCCAGGCCGTATCCGGCGAGCTGGGTGGTGAGCGTGTGGATATCGTCCTGTGGGACGAGAACCCGGCGCAGTTCGTCATCAACGCCATGTCGCCGGCTGAAGTCGCGGCGATCATCGTTGATGAAGATGCCCATGCAATGGACATCGCCGTCGCCGAAGACAACCTGGCCCAGGCCATTGGCCGTGGTGGTCAGAACGTTCGCCTGGCCAGTCAGCTGACTGGCTGGACCCTGAACGTGATGACCGAGAAGGACATCCAGGCCAAGCAACAGGCTGAAACCGGTGACATCCTGCGCAATTTCATCGAAGAGTTGGAAGTCGACGAGGAGCTGGCCCAAGTGCTGGTCGACGAAGGCTTCACCAGCCTCGAAGAAATTGCCTACGTACCGTTGGAAGAAATGCTCAACATCGATGGCTTTGACGAAGATATCGTCAATGAGCTGCGCGCTCGTGCCAAGGACCGTTTGTTGACCAAGGCCATCGCTACCGAAGAAAAACTGGCAGACGCTCATCCGTCCGAAGACCTGCTCTCCCTCGAGGGCATGGACAAGGACCTGGCAGCGGAACTGGCGGTGCGCGGCGTGGTTAACCGCGAAGACCTGGCCGAGCAGTCGATTGACGACCTGCTCGACATCGACGGCATCGACGAAGAGCGTGCCGGCAAGTTGATCATGGCCGCCCGAGCCCACTGGTTCGAGTAA
- the infB gene encoding translation initiation factor IF-2 — protein MTQVTVKELAQEVEAPVERLLQQMREAGLPHTDAGQVVTDNEKQTLLTHLKSSHKSKAEEPRKITLQRKTTSTLRVAGSKSISVEVRKKKVFVQRSQEEIQAEQKRELDERRAAENAAREKVEAEVRQRNEEQARRQAQATASTAAPAAKAEPAPAPAPAPVVADAPASEDAAARAAERKKDEARRNEGRTRDEDRRGGERRGEAPRVSIKVKVKEKEKAPTPRAAPRTTDEESDGVRRGRGGKSKLKKRNQHGFQNPTGPVIRDVTIGETITVSELANQMSVKGAEVVKFMFKLGTPVTINQVLDRETAQLVAEELGHKVTLVSDTALEDSLAESLKFEGEVESRAPVVTVMGHVDHGKTSLLDYIRRAKVAAGEAGGITQHIGAYHVETDRGMVTFLDTPGHAAFTAMRARGAKATDIVILVVAADDGVMPQTREAVQHAKAAGVPLVVAVNKIDKPGADLDRIRNELAVEGVTSEDWGGDTPFVKVSAKMGTGVDELLEAVLLQAEILELTATPTAPGRGVVVESRLDKGRGPVATILVQDGTLRQGDMVLCGSNYGRVRAMLDENGKPVKQAGPSIPVEILGLDGTPEAGDELSVVADEKKAREVALFRQGKYREVKLARAHAGKLENIFETMGQEEKKTLNIVLKTDVRGSLEALQGSLSGLGNDEVQVRVIGGGVGGITESDANLALASNAVLFGFNVRADAGARKIVEQEGLDMRYYNVIYDIIEDVKKALTGMLGSDVRENILGVAEVRDVFRSPKFGAIAGCMVIEGTVYRNRPIRVLREDVVIFEGELESLRRFKDDAAEVRSGMECGIGVKSYNDVKVGDKIEVFEKVQVARTL, from the coding sequence ATGACGCAAGTCACGGTGAAAGAACTGGCCCAAGAGGTCGAGGCACCGGTAGAGCGCCTGCTGCAGCAGATGCGTGAGGCAGGTCTGCCGCACACCGACGCCGGTCAGGTAGTGACCGACAATGAGAAGCAGACTCTGCTGACCCATTTGAAAAGCAGCCACAAGAGCAAGGCGGAAGAGCCGCGCAAGATTACCTTGCAGCGCAAAACCACCAGCACCCTGCGTGTCGCCGGTAGCAAGAGCATTAGCGTAGAAGTACGCAAGAAGAAAGTTTTCGTGCAGCGCAGCCAGGAAGAAATCCAGGCTGAGCAAAAACGTGAGCTCGATGAGCGCCGCGCGGCTGAAAATGCCGCTCGCGAAAAGGTCGAGGCCGAAGTGCGCCAGCGCAATGAAGAGCAGGCTCGCCGTCAGGCGCAAGCCACTGCCTCCACTGCGGCGCCTGCCGCCAAGGCTGAGCCCGCGCCGGCACCAGCTCCAGCTCCGGTCGTGGCCGACGCACCAGCGTCCGAAGACGCCGCAGCCCGTGCTGCCGAGCGCAAGAAGGACGAAGCCCGTCGCAACGAAGGCCGCACCCGTGACGAAGACCGTCGTGGTGGCGAGCGTCGTGGCGAAGCGCCACGTGTGTCGATCAAGGTCAAGGTCAAGGAGAAGGAAAAAGCTCCGACCCCTCGTGCCGCGCCACGCACCACCGATGAAGAGAGCGATGGCGTACGCCGTGGCCGCGGTGGCAAGAGCAAGCTGAAGAAACGCAACCAGCACGGCTTCCAGAACCCGACCGGCCCCGTCATCCGTGACGTGACCATCGGCGAGACCATTACCGTCTCCGAGCTTGCCAACCAGATGTCCGTCAAGGGCGCCGAAGTGGTCAAGTTCATGTTCAAGCTGGGTACGCCGGTCACCATCAACCAGGTGCTCGACCGGGAAACCGCTCAGCTGGTCGCCGAAGAACTGGGCCACAAAGTGACCCTGGTTAGCGATACCGCCCTGGAAGACTCCCTGGCCGAGTCGCTGAAGTTCGAAGGTGAAGTTGAATCCCGCGCGCCGGTCGTCACCGTCATGGGTCACGTTGACCATGGCAAGACCTCGCTGCTCGACTACATCCGTCGTGCCAAGGTAGCTGCCGGCGAAGCCGGTGGTATCACCCAGCACATCGGTGCCTACCACGTGGAAACCGACCGCGGCATGGTCACCTTCCTCGATACCCCAGGCCACGCCGCGTTCACCGCGATGCGTGCCCGTGGTGCCAAGGCCACCGACATCGTCATCCTGGTAGTGGCGGCGGACGACGGCGTGATGCCACAGACCCGCGAGGCCGTTCAGCATGCCAAGGCAGCTGGCGTTCCGCTGGTGGTTGCAGTGAACAAGATCGATAAGCCTGGTGCCGACCTCGATCGCATTCGCAACGAACTGGCCGTCGAAGGCGTAACCTCCGAGGACTGGGGTGGTGACACGCCATTCGTCAAGGTTTCGGCGAAGATGGGTACCGGTGTCGACGAGCTGCTTGAAGCCGTCCTGCTGCAGGCCGAGATCCTCGAGCTGACCGCTACTCCGACCGCTCCTGGTCGTGGCGTGGTGGTCGAATCGCGCCTGGACAAGGGCCGTGGCCCGGTGGCAACCATCCTGGTTCAGGACGGTACCCTGCGTCAGGGCGACATGGTCCTGTGCGGCTCCAACTATGGCCGCGTGCGTGCCATGCTCGACGAGAACGGCAAGCCTGTGAAGCAAGCCGGCCCGTCGATCCCGGTCGAGATTCTTGGCCTGGACGGTACCCCGGAAGCCGGTGACGAGCTGTCCGTGGTTGCCGACGAGAAGAAGGCCCGCGAAGTTGCCCTGTTCCGTCAAGGCAAGTACCGCGAGGTCAAGCTGGCCCGTGCTCACGCCGGCAAGCTGGAAAACATCTTCGAGACCATGGGTCAGGAAGAGAAGAAGACCCTCAACATCGTCCTCAAGACCGACGTTCGCGGCTCCCTGGAAGCACTGCAGGGTTCGCTGTCGGGCCTGGGCAACGACGAAGTTCAGGTACGCGTGATCGGTGGCGGCGTCGGTGGTATCACCGAAAGCGACGCCAACCTGGCGCTGGCTTCGAATGCAGTACTGTTCGGCTTCAACGTGCGTGCCGATGCCGGTGCGCGCAAGATCGTCGAGCAGGAAGGTCTGGATATGCGTTACTACAACGTGATCTACGACATCATCGAAGACGTCAAGAAGGCTCTGACCGGCATGCTCGGCAGCGATGTTCGCGAGAACATCCTGGGTGTGGCCGAAGTGCGTGACGTGTTCCGTTCGCCGAAGTTCGGCGCCATCGCTGGCTGTATGGTCATCGAAGGTACCGTGTACCGCAACCGTCCGATCCGCGTACTGCGCGAAGACGTTGTGATCTTCGAAGGCGAGCTGGAATCGCTGCGTCGCTTCAAGGACGACGCTGCCGAAGTGCGTTCGGGCATGGAGTGCGGTATTGGCGTCAAGAGCTACAACGACGTCAAGGTCGGCGACAAGATCGAAGTCTTCGAGAAAGTCCAGGTTGCTCGTACCCTCTAA
- the rbfA gene encoding 30S ribosome-binding factor RbfA, giving the protein MAKEYSRTQRIGDQMQRELAELIRREVKDPRVGLVTITAVDVSRDLGHAKVFITVMGEEAPDAVQQSLKALNSAASFLRLHLGRSMQLRSVPQLHFHFDESVSRGVHLSALIERAVAEDRLHKDADEPDAKE; this is encoded by the coding sequence ATGGCCAAAGAATACAGCCGTACCCAACGTATCGGGGATCAGATGCAGCGTGAGCTGGCCGAGCTGATCCGCCGTGAAGTCAAGGACCCACGCGTCGGCCTGGTGACCATCACCGCCGTGGATGTCAGCCGCGACCTGGGCCATGCCAAGGTCTTCATCACCGTCATGGGCGAAGAAGCGCCAGACGCCGTGCAGCAGTCGCTCAAGGCCTTGAACAGCGCCGCCAGCTTCCTGCGCCTGCACCTGGGCCGCTCGATGCAGCTTCGCAGCGTGCCGCAACTGCACTTCCACTTCGATGAAAGTGTCAGCCGCGGTGTTCACCTGTCGGCGCTGATCGAGCGTGCAGTGGCCGAAGACCGCCTGCACAAGGATGCCGACGAGCCGGACGCCAAGGAGTAA